From one Thermatribacter velox genomic stretch:
- the flgF gene encoding flagellar basal-body rod protein FlgF, producing the protein MIRGVYSSTSGFNLRELEQQVWANNLANIDTPGFKKDLVVQETSGFEKELFRFANGERVYLGKLAFGTASGIKQITDFSQGTIETTSNPLDLAIDGKGFFVVMTPQGEAYTRAGNFTLSPEGKLVTWEGYPVMGEQGEIVVGNSGRLEINERGEVQVDGNLVNRLRIVDFDDYSVLAKKGQNLFIVEDTDITPYSAQDFKIVQGALERANLDPVEAMVHMIEVLRKYESVQKTIQSHDEALQKATSEIARL; encoded by the coding sequence GTGATACGGGGCGTATACTCTTCGACTTCGGGGTTTAACCTGAGGGAGCTGGAACAGCAGGTTTGGGCCAATAATCTGGCAAATATTGATACACCAGGTTTTAAAAAGGACCTGGTGGTTCAGGAAACTTCGGGCTTTGAAAAAGAGCTTTTCCGCTTTGCAAATGGGGAACGAGTTTACCTGGGAAAGCTGGCTTTTGGTACAGCTTCTGGTATCAAGCAAATTACCGATTTTTCTCAGGGTACCATTGAGACCACAAGCAATCCTCTGGACCTGGCCATTGATGGAAAAGGATTTTTCGTGGTCATGACTCCCCAGGGAGAAGCGTATACCCGGGCTGGTAATTTCACGCTCTCTCCAGAGGGAAAGCTGGTAACCTGGGAGGGATATCCAGTGATGGGCGAGCAGGGAGAGATTGTGGTGGGTAACTCTGGGCGTTTGGAAATCAACGAGCGAGGAGAAGTGCAAGTTGATGGTAATCTGGTTAACAGGCTCCGGATAGTGGATTTTGATGATTATTCTGTACTCGCTAAAAAAGGGCAAAACCTTTTCATAGTCGAAGATACCGACATTACCCCTTACTCAGCTCAAGATTTTAAGATTGTTCAGGGAGCTCTGGAGCGGGCTAATCTGGACCCCGTTGAAGCCATGGTACACATGATTGAGGTTTTGCGGAAGTACGAGAGCGTCCAAAAAACCATTCAGAGTCATGATGAAGCTCTCCAAAAGGCGACCAGTGAAATTGCGCGCCTTTAA